A stretch of the Nitrospinota bacterium genome encodes the following:
- a CDS encoding IS110 family transposase — protein GKPKKVALIAVMRKLLHIAYGILKNKTAFNPKLHMKTA, from the coding sequence CGGGAAAACCGAAAAAAGTGGCCCTTATCGCCGTCATGCGGAAACTGCTGCACATCGCCTACGGCATACTTAAAAACAAAACCGCCTTTAACCCGAAATTGCACATGAAAACCGCTTGA